The Haloarchaeobius sp. HME9146 genome includes a region encoding these proteins:
- a CDS encoding AMP-binding protein has protein sequence MSDQPSDSAAIAHEPSEAFVESTNVWAFMQAQDIADYDELIERTTTDLDGVPDSGVDWFWDELVDYLDIEFYEEYDSVRDSSDGPQFTDWYPGGTINTAHNVVDRHAVQGSETRNKVALIWEGEPGDVREITYHELHRQANKVANYLESAGIETGDTVGLYMPMVPEVVSILYGCFKVGAIAVPIFSGFGVDAAATRIADAECSVLFTGDGFYRRGGEITLKGAADDAIDAAGHVEETVVYDRLGGSDPEAAVEVPWDDDRDQWWHEAVEPQSDEYETKELGSNQESMLLYSSGTTGTPKGIVHTHAGALMQCAKELHFGFDQKSSDRFFWVSDIGWMMGPWTLIGNHAFGGTVFMYEGAPDHPEPDRFWEMIDRHKLTQFGISPTAIRALRKHGDEWVEKHDLSSLRLLGSTGEPWDPESWHWFYENVGGGEAPIINISGGTEICGCFLMPMPINDLKPCSLGGPGLGMDIDVVDGDGESVREDNERGYLVARDSCPSMTKSLWSGDERYLEEYWSTWDDLWDHGDWAQKDEDGFWFLHGRADDALNVAGRKVGPAEIEGVLCEHDDINQAAAVGVPDDTTGTAVVAFFITEPGVEASDELAGELRELVGEEQGKPFRPRELVFVDDLPRTQSGKVIRRAVEAVYRGEDPGDLSSMENPAALDAIEDAV, from the coding sequence ATGTCAGACCAGCCATCGGATTCGGCAGCGATAGCGCACGAGCCGTCCGAGGCGTTCGTCGAGTCGACGAACGTCTGGGCGTTCATGCAGGCGCAAGACATCGCCGACTACGACGAACTCATCGAACGAACGACGACCGACCTCGACGGGGTTCCGGACTCGGGTGTCGACTGGTTCTGGGACGAACTGGTCGACTACCTCGACATCGAGTTCTACGAGGAGTACGACTCCGTGCGGGATTCGAGCGACGGGCCGCAGTTCACCGACTGGTATCCGGGCGGTACCATCAACACGGCCCACAACGTCGTGGACCGTCACGCCGTCCAAGGGAGCGAGACGCGGAACAAGGTCGCGCTCATCTGGGAAGGTGAGCCCGGCGACGTTCGAGAGATAACCTACCACGAGCTCCATCGGCAGGCCAACAAGGTCGCGAACTACCTCGAATCGGCCGGTATCGAGACCGGTGACACGGTCGGGCTATACATGCCGATGGTTCCGGAAGTCGTCTCCATCCTCTATGGCTGTTTCAAGGTAGGTGCCATCGCCGTCCCCATCTTCTCCGGGTTCGGCGTCGACGCCGCCGCGACACGGATTGCCGACGCGGAGTGCTCGGTGCTGTTCACGGGAGATGGCTTCTACCGTCGCGGTGGCGAGATCACGCTCAAGGGGGCTGCCGACGACGCTATCGATGCGGCAGGCCACGTAGAAGAGACGGTCGTCTACGACCGGCTCGGTGGTTCGGACCCCGAGGCTGCCGTCGAGGTGCCCTGGGATGACGACCGCGACCAGTGGTGGCACGAGGCCGTCGAACCGCAGTCGGACGAGTACGAGACGAAGGAGCTCGGTTCCAACCAGGAGTCCATGCTGCTGTACTCCTCGGGGACGACGGGCACCCCGAAGGGTATCGTCCACACCCACGCCGGGGCGCTGATGCAGTGCGCCAAGGAGTTACACTTCGGCTTCGACCAGAAGTCGTCGGACCGGTTCTTCTGGGTCTCCGACATCGGCTGGATGATGGGCCCGTGGACGCTCATCGGCAACCACGCGTTCGGCGGGACCGTCTTCATGTACGAGGGCGCTCCGGACCACCCCGAACCCGACCGGTTCTGGGAGATGATCGACCGGCACAAGCTCACCCAGTTCGGCATCTCGCCGACGGCCATCCGCGCCCTGCGCAAGCACGGTGACGAGTGGGTCGAGAAGCACGACCTCTCCAGCCTGCGTCTCCTCGGGAGCACGGGCGAACCGTGGGACCCCGAGTCCTGGCACTGGTTCTACGAGAACGTGGGCGGAGGCGAGGCACCCATCATCAACATCTCCGGCGGCACGGAGATCTGCGGTTGCTTCCTCATGCCGATGCCCATCAACGACCTGAAGCCCTGCAGCCTCGGTGGCCCCGGACTCGGGATGGACATCGACGTCGTCGATGGCGACGGCGAGAGCGTTCGCGAAGACAACGAACGCGGCTACCTCGTCGCCCGGGACTCCTGTCCCAGCATGACGAAGTCGCTCTGGTCGGGTGACGAGCGCTACCTCGAGGAGTACTGGAGCACCTGGGACGACCTCTGGGACCACGGCGACTGGGCCCAGAAGGACGAGGACGGCTTCTGGTTCCTCCACGGTCGCGCCGACGACGCGCTCAACGTGGCCGGTCGGAAGGTCGGGCCCGCCGAAATCGAAGGCGTCCTCTGCGAACACGACGACATCAACCAGGCCGCGGCCGTGGGTGTCCCCGACGACACCACCGGGACCGCCGTCGTCGCATTCTTCATCACCGAACCGGGCGTCGAGGCGAGCGACGAGTTGGCAGGTGAACTCCGCGAGCTGGTCGGCGAAGAACAGGGCAAACCCTTCCGGCCGCGAGAGCTCGTCTTCGTCGACGACCTGCCCCGAACCCAGTCGGGGAAGGTCATCCGGCGCGCCGTCGAGGCGGTCTACCGTGGTGAGGACCCCGGTGACCTCTCCTCGATGGAGAACCCGGCAGCGCTCGACGCTATCGAGGACGCAGTGTAG
- a CDS encoding metal-sulfur cluster assembly factor yields MSMSSHITPETEFDDDLKSAIKAELDEVLDPCSCASNHPISILDLGLVEGIETRDGGRHVEVTLLLTSQLCTYFIDMNDEIIERVEALDPVEEVIVHQDTSGQIWTKERMSEDERKTRRERFLQRMDDAGVTPYAERTS; encoded by the coding sequence ATGAGCATGTCCAGCCACATCACTCCCGAAACCGAGTTCGACGACGACCTCAAGTCGGCCATCAAGGCCGAACTGGACGAGGTACTCGACCCGTGTAGCTGCGCGAGCAACCATCCAATCAGCATCCTCGACCTCGGTCTCGTCGAGGGAATCGAGACACGCGACGGCGGGCGTCACGTCGAAGTGACGCTGCTGCTGACCTCGCAGCTATGCACCTACTTCATCGACATGAACGACGAGATAATCGAGCGCGTCGAAGCACTCGACCCCGTCGAGGAGGTCATCGTCCATCAGGACACCAGCGGCCAGATCTGGACGAAAGAACGCATGTCCGAAGACGAGCGGAAGACCCGTCGCGAACGGTTCCTCCAGCGCATGGACGACGCCGGGGTCACACCCTACGCCGAGCGAACCAGCTGA
- a CDS encoding amidohydrolase family protein, producing the protein MLESGALVVDSVSHCFNHTPDNHKHPHAQRWDDETYELGAKLLPDSHVPSEEVFYRDHSPEELARLIFLESQIDYTVYHSLPLDDYFHDGYVSREKGFEFCEQNPTRTSMYVDINPLEDDAVEQVHHYASKDFVKGIKLYPSRYQNGQDLSLQLTEDAVWPILEAAADSDVDTVAMHKFIPFATAPVRYFRMADVEDAALSFPDLNFEIIHAGFSFLEETVFAMASHENVYANLENTVCMVNTRPRKFAESLGEMLYWAGPDRILFASGATALHPQPPIEGLWDFEMPEDLRVNQDYPEVTQEIKEKILGKNALRLLGEDPDDIRDQIEGDKWDQKRQELRETAEFPVEPWSTYETSA; encoded by the coding sequence ATGTTAGAGTCTGGCGCATTAGTGGTTGACTCTGTCAGTCACTGTTTCAACCACACACCCGACAACCACAAGCACCCACACGCCCAGCGATGGGACGACGAGACCTACGAACTCGGCGCGAAACTCCTCCCCGACAGCCACGTGCCGTCGGAAGAGGTCTTCTACCGTGACCACTCGCCCGAGGAGCTCGCCCGCCTCATCTTCCTGGAGAGCCAGATCGACTACACCGTGTACCACTCGCTCCCGCTCGACGACTACTTCCACGACGGGTACGTCTCGCGCGAGAAGGGCTTCGAGTTCTGCGAACAGAACCCGACCCGGACATCGATGTACGTCGACATCAACCCGCTCGAGGACGACGCCGTCGAGCAGGTCCACCACTACGCCTCGAAGGACTTCGTGAAGGGCATCAAGCTCTACCCGTCGCGCTACCAGAACGGCCAGGACCTCTCGCTCCAGCTCACCGAGGACGCAGTCTGGCCCATCCTCGAAGCGGCGGCCGACTCCGACGTGGACACCGTCGCGATGCACAAGTTCATCCCGTTCGCGACGGCCCCGGTCCGGTACTTCCGGATGGCCGACGTGGAGGACGCAGCGCTGTCGTTCCCCGACCTCAACTTCGAGATCATCCACGCGGGCTTCTCGTTCCTCGAGGAGACGGTGTTCGCGATGGCGAGCCACGAGAACGTGTACGCCAACCTCGAGAACACGGTCTGTATGGTCAACACGCGGCCCCGGAAGTTCGCCGAGTCGCTGGGTGAGATGTTGTACTGGGCCGGCCCGGACCGCATCCTCTTCGCCAGCGGAGCGACGGCGCTGCACCCGCAGCCACCCATCGAGGGGCTCTGGGACTTCGAGATGCCGGAGGACCTCCGCGTGAACCAGGACTACCCCGAGGTCACACAGGAGATCAAGGAGAAGATCCTCGGCAAGAACGCACTCCGCCTGCTCGGGGAGGACCCCGACGACATCCGCGACCAGATCGAGGGCGACAAGTGGGACCAGAAGCGCCAGGAACTGCGTGAGACTGCCGAGTTCCCGGTCGAACCCTGGTCCACCTACGAGACGAGTGCATGA
- a CDS encoding SDR family NAD(P)-dependent oxidoreductase, protein MSGRLTDTVALVTGAASGNGRAIARRFAEEGASVTVADLQVEPRLGGDPTHEVIEAEGGTAQFVETDVTDIDALRNAVDQTVEAFGSLDVMVNNAGVDRQLPIEEASEEDFEFLMDINVKGVYFGSQVAIQTMLDQDEGGRIINMSSIGGIRGLPNSSLYCTSKGAVTNLTRELAVEHGENDIRVNALNPGFIETAMTQEDGDTAGGILEQTPLGRAGQPEEVADAALFLASEESSFMTGHNLVLDGGFTA, encoded by the coding sequence ATGAGTGGTAGACTCACAGATACCGTAGCACTGGTGACCGGTGCGGCATCCGGGAACGGCCGAGCTATCGCGCGACGCTTCGCCGAGGAGGGCGCAAGCGTAACCGTCGCGGACCTGCAGGTGGAACCCCGACTCGGCGGCGACCCGACGCACGAGGTCATCGAAGCCGAAGGTGGAACCGCACAGTTCGTCGAGACGGACGTGACCGACATCGACGCCCTCCGGAACGCGGTCGACCAGACCGTCGAGGCCTTCGGCTCGCTCGACGTGATGGTCAACAACGCGGGCGTCGACCGCCAACTCCCCATCGAAGAAGCGAGCGAGGAGGACTTCGAGTTCCTTATGGACATCAACGTGAAGGGCGTCTACTTCGGCAGCCAGGTCGCCATCCAGACGATGCTGGACCAGGACGAGGGCGGCCGTATCATCAACATGTCCTCCATCGGGGGCATCCGCGGGCTCCCGAACTCCTCGCTCTACTGTACCTCGAAAGGTGCCGTCACGAACCTCACGCGCGAACTCGCGGTCGAGCACGGAGAGAACGACATCCGGGTGAACGCGCTCAATCCGGGGTTCATCGAGACGGCGATGACCCAGGAGGACGGCGACACGGCAGGTGGCATCCTCGAACAGACTCCCCTCGGCCGGGCCGGTCAACCGGAAGAGGTGGCTGATGCGGCACTCTTCCTCGCCAGCGAGGAGTCCTCGTTCATGACCGGACACAACCTCGTGCTGGATGGCGGCTTCACGGCCTGA
- a CDS encoding aldehyde ferredoxin oxidoreductase family protein: MLHTEGHLLSIDCGDRTTTTENIDDIVETFVGGRGVATKLAHERVPFDADPLGPENRLYLSTGPMQTSNMSFTGRMNCTAVSPQTGGLLSSNAGGFMSRHFADTGYAAIEFTGACDELSIVHVTDEGVEFEPVPDLELATVPETVAYIEDEHGLDAEHTACIGPAGENAVRFASIMTTESRAFGRGGLGAVLGSKNIKAITFEGDSRHEIEIPPVQMDVHRDAATSDSLMKRQGTTNVTDLANEVDALPTRYFSELSFEGVEGINGDSVEQKKYKRGTCSACAFACKLPTKDEERGVETEGPEFETVMSFGSNAGVDDIVDVMKSNDLCDEFGMDTISCGDVVSAYLASEDEFGNTDLIFDLVEKIAYREDVGDTLAEGIDRFHEELGVENWTVKGLEFAAHDGRTLHGQGLSYATANRGADHMYTTLYSWEYPLVEKDEALPQGGLEGKAPFVVRQENARAFEDCGIICRFSRGTMTEERFEGLFDADYDEMLAIGSRVVELERHFNNQRGFDRADDRLPYDLPDFETALDEYYGVRDWNDDGTVPDDHVAVQSD; the protein is encoded by the coding sequence ATGCTTCACACCGAGGGGCACCTCCTGTCGATAGACTGTGGGGACCGTACGACCACTACCGAGAACATCGACGACATCGTCGAGACGTTCGTCGGCGGCCGCGGGGTCGCGACGAAACTCGCCCACGAGCGCGTGCCGTTCGACGCCGACCCACTCGGCCCGGAGAACAGACTCTACCTGAGCACTGGCCCGATGCAGACGTCGAACATGAGCTTCACCGGTCGGATGAACTGCACCGCCGTCTCACCACAGACCGGTGGCCTGCTCTCCTCGAACGCTGGCGGATTCATGTCGCGCCACTTCGCCGACACCGGCTACGCTGCCATCGAGTTCACCGGGGCGTGCGACGAACTCAGCATCGTCCACGTCACCGACGAGGGCGTCGAGTTCGAACCGGTTCCGGACCTCGAACTGGCGACCGTCCCCGAGACGGTCGCGTACATCGAGGACGAGCACGGCCTCGACGCCGAACACACCGCGTGCATCGGCCCTGCCGGGGAGAACGCGGTCCGGTTCGCGTCCATCATGACGACCGAGAGCCGGGCGTTCGGCCGCGGTGGCCTCGGCGCTGTGCTCGGCTCGAAGAACATCAAGGCCATCACGTTCGAGGGTGACTCGCGCCACGAGATCGAGATTCCCCCGGTCCAGATGGACGTCCACCGGGACGCCGCGACCTCGGACAGCCTGATGAAGCGACAGGGAACGACCAACGTCACGGACCTCGCCAACGAGGTCGACGCACTCCCGACGCGGTACTTCTCGGAGCTCTCCTTCGAGGGTGTCGAGGGCATCAACGGTGACAGCGTCGAGCAGAAGAAGTACAAACGCGGGACGTGCTCGGCCTGTGCGTTCGCCTGCAAGCTCCCGACGAAGGACGAGGAGCGCGGCGTCGAGACCGAAGGGCCCGAGTTCGAGACCGTCATGTCGTTCGGGTCGAACGCGGGTGTCGACGACATCGTGGACGTGATGAAGTCGAACGACCTCTGCGACGAGTTCGGGATGGACACCATCTCCTGTGGCGACGTGGTCTCGGCCTACCTCGCGAGCGAGGACGAGTTCGGGAACACCGACCTCATCTTCGACCTCGTCGAGAAGATCGCCTACCGTGAAGACGTGGGTGACACGCTCGCCGAAGGCATCGACCGCTTCCACGAGGAACTCGGCGTGGAGAACTGGACCGTCAAGGGACTGGAGTTCGCGGCTCACGATGGCCGGACACTCCACGGCCAGGGGCTCAGCTACGCCACGGCGAACCGCGGCGCGGACCACATGTATACCACGCTGTACTCGTGGGAATATCCCCTGGTGGAGAAGGACGAGGCCCTCCCACAGGGCGGCCTCGAAGGAAAGGCACCCTTCGTCGTCAGACAAGAGAACGCCCGCGCCTTCGAGGACTGTGGCATCATCTGTCGGTTCTCGCGTGGCACGATGACGGAAGAACGCTTCGAGGGACTGTTCGACGCGGACTACGACGAGATGCTCGCCATCGGCTCGCGTGTGGTGGAACTCGAACGCCACTTCAACAACCAGCGTGGCTTCGACCGGGCGGACGACCGCCTGCCGTACGACCTGCCCGACTTCGAGACGGCACTCGACGAGTACTACGGCGTGCGTGACTGGAACGACGACGGGACCGTTCCCGACGACCACGTCGCGGTCCAGTCGGACTGA
- a CDS encoding 2,3-butanediol dehydrogenase — MRVANYYGPGDVRVESVSEPDLGPDEVRIEIAACGICGTDLHEYEEGPDLTPEEDTSHPLTGVSLPVPLGHEFSGTVTAVGDEAEGVAVGDEVTANPAMVCGDCRYCAEGRHNLCESVANTGLSAKSGGFAESAVVPADNVVQLPDGVPVEYGALVEPFSVGVHATRRSGMQTGDSVAVFGAGPIGISIVQAATAAGAKEVFVSEPRAKRREIAEEVGARTTLDPTTTEAVDEITDATDGGVDVAFEAVGIEPTFKAAIEATKRGGQITAVGISDDDVGLTPNELVVVERTITGSNGYLSGPLADREFEMVTSFLESGEFDPEPMITARISLEDIVEEGFEKLLDPESEHVKILVEP, encoded by the coding sequence ATGAGGGTTGCAAATTACTACGGCCCCGGAGACGTCCGTGTCGAATCGGTGTCCGAACCCGACCTCGGCCCGGACGAGGTTCGAATCGAGATCGCCGCGTGTGGCATCTGCGGCACCGACCTGCACGAGTACGAGGAGGGTCCCGACCTGACGCCCGAGGAGGATACCTCCCATCCCTTGACCGGGGTCTCCCTGCCCGTTCCGCTCGGGCACGAGTTCAGTGGCACCGTCACGGCCGTCGGCGACGAGGCCGAAGGTGTTGCGGTCGGCGACGAGGTTACGGCGAACCCGGCGATGGTCTGTGGGGACTGTCGGTACTGTGCCGAAGGTCGGCACAACCTCTGTGAGTCTGTCGCGAACACCGGCCTGTCTGCAAAGAGTGGCGGGTTCGCCGAGTCCGCGGTCGTCCCGGCAGACAACGTCGTCCAGCTTCCCGACGGTGTCCCTGTCGAGTACGGAGCGCTGGTCGAACCGTTCAGCGTCGGTGTTCACGCGACTCGCCGGTCCGGCATGCAGACAGGTGACAGCGTCGCCGTCTTCGGCGCAGGGCCCATCGGCATCTCCATCGTCCAGGCGGCGACGGCTGCGGGCGCGAAGGAGGTGTTCGTCTCCGAACCGCGCGCGAAGCGACGTGAGATAGCCGAGGAAGTCGGTGCGAGGACCACGCTCGACCCGACGACGACGGAGGCGGTCGACGAGATCACCGACGCGACCGACGGTGGCGTCGACGTGGCCTTCGAGGCAGTCGGTATCGAGCCGACGTTCAAAGCCGCCATCGAAGCGACCAAGCGCGGCGGTCAGATCACCGCGGTTGGCATCTCCGACGACGACGTCGGGCTGACGCCGAACGAGCTCGTCGTCGTCGAACGGACCATCACTGGCTCGAACGGCTACCTCAGTGGGCCACTCGCGGACCGTGAGTTCGAGATGGTCACGAGCTTCCTCGAATCCGGTGAGTTCGACCCTGAGCCGATGATAACCGCCCGCATCTCGCTCGAGGACATCGTCGAGGAAGGATTCGAAAAACTGCTCGATCCAGAGAGCGAGCACGTCAAGATACTCGTCGAACCGTAA
- a CDS encoding ABC transporter permease: protein MLIVLGILFSTMSENFLTYNNLVGNVAKNSAFLLLVALAGTFPILQQSIDLSVESIVSLTAVLTVLLVSDFGMLAIPMVIVVGMLAGLANGLVFTKLKVPSFLVTLGTLSVINGFALIITGGSTITFRNPAVRTIATGEYIPGVPNLVFWGLILYGASVFLAWRTKFGRYSFALGENEKVVELAGAKVDRYKIYPFVLSGLLCGLAGFLFAARISSASPGLGAGLLLPSIAAIVMGGTALTGGVGGPHRTILGVLVIGVLRNGMNLLAVDSFVQEIILGVVVVAAVALSIDRRKIDVVK from the coding sequence ATGCTCATCGTCCTCGGCATCCTGTTCTCCACGATGTCGGAGAACTTCCTGACCTACAACAACCTGGTCGGGAACGTCGCGAAGAACAGCGCGTTCTTGCTGCTCGTCGCGCTGGCGGGCACCTTCCCGATCCTCCAGCAGAGCATCGACCTCTCGGTCGAATCCATCGTCAGCCTGACGGCCGTGCTCACCGTCTTGCTGGTGAGCGACTTCGGAATGCTCGCCATCCCGATGGTCATCGTGGTCGGGATGCTTGCGGGCCTCGCGAACGGGCTCGTGTTCACCAAGCTGAAGGTCCCGTCGTTCCTGGTGACCCTCGGTACGCTGTCGGTGATCAACGGCTTCGCGCTCATCATCACCGGCGGGTCGACCATCACGTTCCGCAACCCGGCGGTCCGTACCATCGCCACGGGCGAGTACATCCCCGGAGTCCCCAACCTCGTGTTCTGGGGCCTCATCCTGTACGGTGCCTCGGTGTTCCTCGCGTGGCGGACCAAGTTCGGACGCTACAGTTTCGCACTGGGTGAGAACGAGAAGGTCGTCGAACTCGCTGGTGCGAAGGTCGACCGGTACAAGATCTACCCGTTCGTGCTCTCGGGCCTGCTGTGTGGCCTCGCTGGCTTCCTGTTCGCGGCCCGTATCTCCTCGGCGTCGCCGGGGCTCGGCGCTGGCCTGCTGCTGCCCAGCATCGCAGCTATCGTCATGGGCGGGACCGCACTGACCGGCGGTGTCGGGGGCCCCCACCGAACCATCCTCGGTGTCCTCGTCATCGGCGTGCTGCGCAACGGGATGAACCTGCTCGCGGTCGACTCGTTCGTCCAGGAGATCATCCTGGGCGTGGTCGTGGTCGCTGCGGTCGCGCTGTCCATCGACCGCCGGAAGATCGACGTGGTGAAGTAA
- a CDS encoding sugar ABC transporter ATP-binding protein, translating to MELDQSGDSRPDSEPSLVVEDVSKSFRHVTALDGVSLRIDRGEVVGLVGENGAGKSTLLNILTGVLSPDDGRIVIDGDPVELTNPRQASELGVSLVHQEQDVIPNLKGYENLFLAREQERFGILKHSKMREEAQAFVDDLGINIDMDEYVQNYSFNERQMLEIAKAFHTSRESDHPVILLDEPTAGLEEAGREILFDLVNDLRDKATFVFVSHELDEVLEMSDRIYVLKDGELVGETMAADATQDSLQERMVGRESSDEYYRVSDQRTADALGETVFQASKLQFEDDIGPVSFDLHEGEILGVVGVEGSGKERLGRMLAGALSPTDGNVSVAGTEIRPSSPADMVDAGVGYIPKDRKSEGLLLFQSVTMNTSLAMIRDMNGLLPLLDLEAEDKVTAETIEELNIKTPGPDALVHGLSGGNQQKVVIARWLARDTPVLVMDNVTRGIDVGAKEEVYRLCRELTDEGVSIVFIGDELPEVIGMSNRIAVMRDGRLVGETIDASAGNKPTEEDLIQKMI from the coding sequence ATGGAACTTGACCAATCAGGCGATTCCCGCCCAGACTCGGAACCGAGTCTGGTCGTCGAAGACGTGTCGAAGTCGTTCCGACACGTCACTGCGCTCGACGGCGTCTCTTTACGCATCGACCGTGGAGAGGTAGTCGGGCTCGTCGGCGAGAACGGTGCCGGCAAGAGTACCCTGTTGAACATACTGACGGGTGTCCTCTCGCCGGACGACGGTCGTATCGTCATCGACGGCGACCCTGTCGAACTCACCAACCCGCGGCAGGCATCGGAACTCGGTGTCTCGCTGGTCCATCAGGAGCAGGACGTCATCCCGAACCTGAAGGGCTACGAGAACCTCTTCCTCGCCCGCGAACAGGAGCGCTTCGGTATCCTCAAGCACAGCAAGATGCGCGAGGAGGCCCAGGCGTTCGTCGACGACCTCGGCATCAACATCGACATGGACGAGTACGTCCAGAACTACTCGTTCAACGAGCGGCAGATGCTCGAGATCGCGAAGGCGTTCCACACGTCCCGCGAGTCGGACCACCCGGTCATCTTGTTGGACGAACCGACCGCCGGACTCGAAGAAGCGGGACGTGAGATTCTCTTCGACCTGGTGAACGACCTCCGAGATAAGGCGACGTTCGTCTTCGTCTCCCACGAACTCGACGAGGTGCTCGAGATGTCCGACCGCATCTACGTCCTCAAGGACGGCGAACTCGTCGGCGAGACGATGGCGGCGGACGCGACGCAGGACTCGCTCCAGGAGCGGATGGTCGGCCGCGAGTCGTCGGACGAGTACTACCGCGTCTCCGACCAGCGGACGGCCGACGCCCTGGGGGAAACGGTGTTCCAGGCGTCGAAACTCCAGTTCGAGGACGACATCGGCCCGGTCTCCTTCGACCTGCACGAGGGAGAGATCCTCGGCGTGGTCGGTGTCGAAGGGTCAGGGAAGGAACGCCTGGGGCGGATGCTCGCGGGCGCACTCTCCCCGACCGACGGGAACGTCTCTGTGGCCGGGACGGAGATCAGACCGTCCTCACCGGCGGACATGGTCGACGCGGGTGTCGGCTACATCCCGAAGGACCGGAAGTCGGAGGGACTGTTGTTGTTCCAGTCGGTGACGATGAACACCTCTCTGGCGATGATCCGGGACATGAACGGCCTGTTGCCGCTCCTCGACCTCGAGGCCGAGGACAAGGTCACCGCCGAGACCATCGAGGAGCTGAACATCAAGACGCCCGGCCCGGATGCCCTCGTGCACGGGCTCAGTGGCGGCAACCAGCAGAAGGTCGTCATCGCGCGCTGGCTCGCTCGCGACACGCCGGTCCTCGTGATGGACAACGTGACGCGGGGTATCGACGTCGGTGCGAAGGAGGAGGTGTACCGCCTCTGCCGTGAACTCACCGACGAAGGAGTCTCCATCGTCTTCATCGGCGACGAGCTTCCCGAGGTCATCGGGATGTCGAACCGCATCGCCGTCATGCGCGATGGACGACTCGTCGGTGAAACGATCGACGCCTCAGCCGGGAACAAGCCGACCGAAGAAGACCTGATTCAGAAGATGATCTGA
- a CDS encoding sugar ABC transporter substrate-binding protein yields the protein MKKTVAGGTTMGLGAIAGCAGDSGSTSNGGGGGGGDDTGGGGGGGNSGDSLTSMGSIANLKNSYWLSWKKGYEEAAAAFDFDQNLQTNDGQVSKQQQQFDTAIANNTDAIVGQTYTNAAAISLAETCVQAGVPTVLAVTIAKWYTPMDAGEEYTQFFTPHFVRHAYTAAKVLFEEMGGSGGFVHIEGNRGTAPNIGRNLGVQKALEEYPDIELLGPRLQGNWVRSDSRKAMSDLISKHGDKIEGFFGQNDAVAIGGLTMLEENDFDVPVVGIDSSEPGLELIEEGRLTGSVSGMGPWQAGWSMAKVYDYLQGHKLKPAERMMSFDSPLTVKDPGKWQDMIGDETQLPILDAAQYKKDIFEGETPYDWKKMSVAASGDDWDPQIRMEPIRKTDLKSLLDWEESNKPSGYTLHEVFDDEAAMDEVAQTYEQQLQNNPLK from the coding sequence ATGAAGAAGACCGTCGCGGGTGGGACGACGATGGGACTCGGTGCGATTGCAGGGTGTGCCGGTGACTCGGGATCGACCAGTAACGGTGGCGGCGGCGGTGGCGGCGACGACACCGGCGGTGGTGGCGGTGGCGGTAACTCCGGTGACTCCCTGACGTCGATGGGGTCCATCGCAAACCTGAAGAACTCGTACTGGCTGTCCTGGAAGAAGGGCTACGAGGAGGCAGCTGCCGCCTTCGACTTCGACCAGAACCTCCAGACCAACGACGGGCAGGTCAGCAAGCAGCAACAGCAGTTCGACACCGCGATCGCGAACAACACGGACGCCATCGTCGGCCAGACGTACACGAACGCGGCCGCGATCTCGCTCGCCGAGACGTGTGTCCAGGCCGGTGTTCCGACCGTGCTCGCGGTCACCATCGCGAAGTGGTACACACCGATGGACGCTGGTGAGGAGTACACGCAGTTCTTCACTCCGCACTTCGTCCGACACGCGTACACGGCCGCGAAGGTGCTCTTCGAGGAGATGGGCGGCAGCGGTGGCTTCGTCCACATCGAGGGGAACCGTGGGACCGCCCCGAACATCGGTCGTAACCTCGGCGTCCAGAAGGCGCTCGAGGAGTACCCCGACATCGAACTGCTCGGCCCGCGTCTGCAGGGGAACTGGGTCCGTTCGGACTCCCGGAAGGCGATGTCCGACCTCATCTCCAAGCACGGCGACAAGATCGAGGGCTTCTTCGGCCAGAACGACGCCGTCGCCATCGGTGGGCTGACGATGCTCGAGGAGAACGACTTCGACGTGCCGGTCGTCGGCATCGACTCCAGCGAACCCGGCCTCGAACTGATCGAGGAAGGCCGACTCACCGGCTCCGTCTCCGGGATGGGCCCGTGGCAGGCCGGCTGGTCGATGGCGAAGGTGTACGACTACCTGCAGGGGCACAAGCTCAAGCCCGCCGAGCGGATGATGTCGTTCGACTCACCGCTGACGGTGAAAGACCCCGGCAAGTGGCAGGACATGATCGGCGACGAGACGCAACTGCCCATCCTCGACGCCGCCCAGTACAAGAAGGACATCTTCGAGGGCGAGACCCCGTACGACTGGAAGAAGATGTCCGTGGCGGCCTCGGGCGACGACTGGGACCCCCAGATCAGGATGGAGCCGATCCGGAAGACGGACCTGAAGAGCCTGCTCGACTGGGAGGAGAGCAACAAACCCAGCGGATACACTCTCCACGAGGTCTTCGACGACGAGGCCGCGATGGACGAGGTCGCGCAGACGTACGAGCAACAGCTCCAGAACAACCCGCTCAAATAA